The genomic stretch GCCGTACCCGAGGGCCCGCTCCACCCCGGCCGCGAACGCCTGCGCGATGCCACAACGCGTGCCGATGTCCGTCTCCAGTGCGCTGGAGAAAACGAATTGCCCCGGGTCGACCGCCACCTCCGCCGACCACTCTCGCGGCTCCCCCGCGAGCGCCGGCTTGATCACGAAAACGCCCGGCCAGCCCTCGTCGCGCCAGCGCTTGACGTCGTCCGCGTTGCGCACGGCCTCGTCGATCGCGAGCGGCACGCCGTGGTCGTGCGCCAATGCGATCGTCTCACGCCGCGCGTCGACCGGCAGAGGTTGTTCGACGAACTCGATCGGCCATCCCTGAAGCGCGTCGAGCCAACGGATCGCCGTCCGCGCGTCGAGCCCGCCGTTCGCATCGAGACGCAACCGGGCCCCGGCGGGCAACAGGTCCACGACGCGCGCCACGTGCTGCACTTCGTTCGCGAAATCGCCTGCGCCGATCTTGAGCTTGAAGGTGCGAAAGCCCTCGCCGGCGAATCGCTCGAGCAGCGCGAGTCCCGCCTTTCCACCAGGAAGCAGAGCCGCCACGGGCAACTGCTTCACCTTCGCGGTCGCCGCATCGTCGCGTGGAGCCT from Opitutales bacterium ASA1 encodes the following:
- a CDS encoding o-succinylbenzoate synthase codes for the protein MDDLPLQFSYKVYRRPFRVPVRTSQGLWEARDGILVRMEDERGRTGYGEIAPIERFGTETVAGALAWCASLGARTTVGRVSAVPVGLPCTAWAMACAGAILEASEGEEVQAPRDDAATAKVKQLPVAALLPGGKAGLALLERFAGEGFRTFKLKIGAGDFANEVQHVARVVDLLPAGARLRLDANGGLDARTAIRWLDALQGWPIEFVEQPLPVDARRETIALAHDHGVPLAIDEAVRNADDVKRWRDEGWPGVFVIKPALAGEPREWSAEVAVDPGQFVFSSALETDIGTRCGIAQAFAAGVERALGYGVAAFFEDDGLGGGWGRPVVERVDSGVDAFERTWKRL